Genomic window (Musa acuminata AAA Group cultivar baxijiao chromosome BXJ1-9, Cavendish_Baxijiao_AAA, whole genome shotgun sequence):
AAAGCAGAGATCGCAGGCTTGAGCAGTTTGAACAAGGTAAGCATTCAGCATTCTTTCCTTGTCTGCAGTGTGAAGTTTCAGGACAAAATTGGAACTATCTTTATGTTTCAGTGTTATGTTTCTTCGTGCTGATAGATAACTGAAATTTTCCTTATCATGTTTTATCTGATTCAAACATTTGAAGTAGCTAAACATTGGCTTTACCAATATTTGGTCATCCTGAGTAAAAGCAATTAGCAAAGTTCTTTGTTAAAACCAGAACAACCAGTTGATATTGCCATTTGATTATTTATTAGATACATATAGCTTAATAGATATATACTTATCATCTCAGCTTTATGTCTGTTTATTTACCTTAGATCTGCATCTTTAGCCAACAGGTTTGGTTATGGATACTGATGGAATCAATTATCTTGCACTGCTCATAGAGACATACACTATGCTTAATTGCTTCTGTTGACCTCGAAAGATCCACACTGGTAACATTTTGACACTTCAGTTATACTTGCAAGATCTAAGTCCTGGGTAATTAGCACATGATCTGCAACTTTTAGATGTTCACAAATTTGTAGTTTCCTCTCTGGCTTCAGAAGTCATGTCAGAACGGATTATGTGTGTCAATTCGTTTCCATTTCAGTGTCTTCTTTGCATAAAAAGGCAGTTGAGTACAACATAGGTTTCAGGTTTTCAActattttgatgatcatttcccTACTTGAGATCTGCACACACTGTTCTGTTTGAGTTAGAAAAACAATACATGTTAATTATCTGTGATACATTCTCTTGCAAAGAGTTAGAAGTATACATGTCTTTATCCTGGACTTCTTTCCTGTATCTAGATCCGATGAGATAATGACATATTTAGTATTATACAGCAATCGTGTCGTGTTGCACTCTATTGATGGCTACCTTTTGTTTTATATTCAGACAGCCAGAAGATAAAATATTCCCAGTCTATTTTAATTGTTGGAGGGGGTCCAACTGGTGTTGAACTTGCTGGAGAGATTGCAGTTGACTATCCAGAGAAGAAGGTGACCATAGTCCACAAAGGGTCAAGGCTGCTGGAATTCCTAGGGCCCAAAGCTTCTAAAAAGGCATTGCATTGGCTGACATCGAAGAAAGTAGATGTGCTCTTAGGGCAGTCAGTTGACTTGAACTCCATTTCAGAAGCTGATGGAGCATACATGACTTCAGCCGGAGAAAAGATTGCAGCTGATTGCCATTTTGTCTGTATTGGCAAGCCACTGGGATCATCATGGCTTCAGAATTCTGTTCTCAAGGATTGCTTGAACGAGAAAGGCAGGTTGATGGTTGATGAGTGCTTCAGGGTCAGAGGTCGAAGCAACATCTTTGCCATTGGAGACATCACCGATGTTCCTGTAAGTCGTAGTCTTCTTAGAATGAACTCACTCTCAATTATATTGACAAGAAAGATGAATTAGTGAAGAAGAAATGCCTCAGTAGATGTAGATTATAATATTTCGATTTAGTTCCAGGCTAATTCGGTTAACGGATTATTTATCTCATCGAGACAGCGCATGATAAAAACCTTCTCTCTTTGGTAATGTATGTGTGGTTTTCATTTGCAGGAGATCAAAGAAGGATACATTGCTCAAAAACATTCTGCGGTGGTGTCGAAGAACTTGCAGCTGCTGATGAAGGGAGGGAAGGAGAGCAAACTGGTGAAGTATAAGGCCGCTTCTGCCACGACCATTGTGTCTCTGGGTCGAAAAGAAGGCGTGGGGCAGTTCCCGTTCGGCACGGTGATCGGGTGCCTGCCGGGGCGGATCAAGTCCAAGGACCTGTTTGTGGAAAAGACTAGGAAGAATCTGGGTCTCGACTCCTGATGGCCTAATCTGAGAGATGATGATGTGTTTGTGTTGCCTCCTTGTTGTGTTCTGCATGTTTGTTGGGGTTTCTGCCGGTGTCAgaactatttatatatatagatcATGTTGATGAGCTCATAAGAGCTGTTTAATAGTTTGGCTGTGGGCTTTCAGAACACATTTGCACGTGATATCCACTCCCGTCCTCCAGAGGGGCTTCATTCAATGAAGATGCAGCTCACATGCAAACAGGATGTAAATTTTAGTCTTGATGTGAAATCTGTTCTGAGATGTATCACGGTGTTGTCCTCTTAGGATGAATCCAAAAGATCATCTTTCTCATCAGTGTAGTAAGAGATGGTGTTATCCTCCTTTTAGGGTGAATCTAAAAGACCATCTCTCTCAGCATTGTAGTGAGAGATCATGAAAACTATTGTCCTCCTTTTAGGATGAATCCAAAAGATCATCTCTCTCATAAGTGTAGTAAGAGATCATGAATAGTGTTATCCTCCTtttaggaggaatccaaaagaccATCTCTCTCACCAAATTTGATGCCCTCGCACGATCGAGATTGAACTAAACCGTATCGATTTTTGAGTCACTGACACAAAGGACTATAACACTCTGTGTATATAATGTTAAAAAAATCATTCAATATGAATAAGTTAGATTTTATTTTGTATGTAAGCGCTTGAATCAAATCTATGTTCAATGTCTTAGCCTATCATATGTTGAGTGTCAGGAAGACAATGAAACTTGATAGATGACCTTGTAAAATAGATGCTCGAGGCTATTGCCCTATAGACATAGCTGGTGAGTTTGTTTATAACGTACTAGTAACCATTGGTGATGAAAATTAACTAATGGAATAATTATGTGGAATGATCGATCATTATTAAACCATGGAGTCATACACTAAGTCAAATGTTATAATCATGAGGTAACGACTCACGATGATGAAGACTATCACTCATTGTGTAAGGGCGAGTAGACCTCCATGCCAATATCAGAGTCATCATCCCTGTATGATAGTGATCTAGCAAACATGCCACGTTGACAAGATATTCAACTAATAACATGTCATTGGGTTACCTACATGTTGAATCCCCTTATACTACTCATTGTATTTCAACATAAACGGATCCAAATATGATATCTTATTCAATGGATTATTTAACTGTGTCATTTGTTCCCTATCTAGATTTATTAGTTTTGGATCATTCAAAAGATGCTTGATGGTCAACTTTGACTATGTCATATTGAGCAACTCTTTATAGTTAGATTAAATCATATTATTATCGTTGGGTACTTTATGGCCAAATTCAATAATATTATTGTTCAACCATGCTTTGTGGTCAAACTTAACTATATTATTATTAGAGTTGAACTTGATTACATTGTCATCGGAGAATGCTTAGTAGCTAATTTGATCACATAATTATCGAGCGATGCTTCGTGATCCAATTTGATGACATCATCATCATAGCCCACTTTATGGCTGAATTCGATCACCCTATTGTCGAAGAATGCTTTTTGATCAAATTCAATCCTCTCATCGTTGATAGCTATTTCATAGCTAAATTTAATTGCATCATTGTCAGAAGACACTATATAGCCAAATTAGATCGTATAATCATCAAGCGTTACTCCACTAGATTTGATTACATCGTTGTTGAAGGATACTTCATGGTCGGGTTTGGCACATCATCTAGTGATGTTTTATGATTAGATTCAATCATATTATAATCGAGTTACCATGCCTTATTATTCCATACGCCACTTGTGCCATTTGTCACTTTGATTCTAACTTGCGTAGCGAGCACTATAGGAATTCAAATACACTCCGTGTGATTCATTATCATCGATCTCATCGTTTGATGTGTCatatctattatttatttttattactttGGATTTCGACCATAGTAACATGCATTGTGATAGTTTGGATCTTCTCATGATCCACTATGATCACTTTAGTTTTATGAAAGTTACCATAGTGATtatagcatttaatctgatttgaTTCGATTTATAATGATCATGATAATTTCTTTATGGTTGTCTTTAGTAGACCAATCGAAGAGCTCCATGTTGCATTTAGCTAAATTAATGGGACTCCG
Coding sequences:
- the LOC135593060 gene encoding uncharacterized protein LOC135593060 codes for the protein MGGVAGDVSSRSRVVVVGGGVAGAFLAKPLQFVADVVVIDSKEYFEMPWTELRSMVEPSFSGRTLIKHTDYLSNARIITSSAVGITEDQVLTADGDSITFDYLVIATGHAYSTPKSRDRRLEQFEQDSQKIKYSQSILIVGGGPTGVELAGEIAVDYPEKKVTIVHKGSRLLEFLGPKASKKALHWLTSKKVDVLLGQSVDLNSISEADGAYMTSAGEKIAADCHFVCIGKPLGSSWLQNSVLKDCLNEKGRLMVDECFRVRGRSNIFAIGDITDVPEIKEGYIAQKHSAVVSKNLQLLMKGGKESKLVKYKAASATTIVSLGRKEGVGQFPFGTVIGCLPGRIKSKDLFVEKTRKNLGLDS